TCACGGCGGTTTCCTGGCGGATGAATGCCTCTAAACCGATATCCTCGGCCATGTCGAGCACCACCTGGGTGATGGAGGTATCCTCCACGCGCGAGGGGTGGATGAGGGTTGGCATCAGGCGTGGGGTGACGCCCTTGAACTTGCCCATTTTCGCCAGTTTGATGAGGCCTTCGCGCGTGCGGGTCTGTTCGCTGTTGTCGGCGAAGGCGCTGGTGGAAATCAGCATGATGGCCTTCACCCTGCCCGCCTGATTTATTTCCAGCAACTGTCGCATCACATCCAGCACCACATAACCGCCCATGGATAGGCCGACGAGGACGGCGCCCTCCTGCATCTTCGGGATGAAGTGGGAAGCGCATGCGGGAATGTTATCGGTCTGGCTGACATCGACGGGATGGATGTCCAGCGTGGCTTCCACGAAGGGCAGAATGGGCTTCCACAAACGGTGGTCGCAGAGCATGCCCGGAAAGAAATATGCGGGTGTTTTCGCCATGATCAGTTACGTGGTGTTTCCGGCGTGATCAGCATCAGCTGTTCGGATTCGTCGTAGCCGAATTCTTCCTTCATCTTCCGTCTGGTGTCGTCATCTGGCTCATCGAAGCCGATGGCAAGTATCTCGCCATAATCAGCCGGGTTGAACAGGCCGCCATCCTCTTTCAGAAACAGGGCGAAGCGGCCGAGATGCTCATCATAGATTTTCAGGTAGCAGAAGACCTTGCGGCCTTCCTCGTTCACCGTGCGCATCAGGCAAATGGCGGCTGCCCGGTAGGGAATGCCTTTGGCGGTCAGATCG
This bacterium DNA region includes the following protein-coding sequences:
- a CDS encoding alpha/beta fold hydrolase; translation: MAKTPAYFFPGMLCDHRLWKPILPFVEATLDIHPVDVSQTDNIPACASHFIPKMQEGAVLVGLSMGGYVVLDVMRQLLEINQAGRVKAIMLISTSAFADNSEQTRTREGLIKLAKMGKFKGVTPRLMPTLIHPSRVEDTSITQVVLDMAEDIGLEAFIRQETAVMNRRDQTDILPQITCPTLIIVGDTDQRTPPACSEKMAALIPGSEFHLLNICGHLPPLELPDETGTWMRQFLQKL